In Pseudofrankia saprophytica, one genomic interval encodes:
- a CDS encoding SDR family oxidoreductase, translating to MPLWNGRRKRRKTDHRVVVVTGASGGIGRATARACAARGASVGLLARGEAGLAAAAGEVAEAGGQALAIPVDVADADGVAQAARRIEDELGPIDVWVNVAFSSVFAPFSQIQPAEFQRATEVTYLGYVYGTMAALRYMKPRDRGTVVQVGSALAYRGIPLQTAYCGAKHAIQGFHEALRCELLHEHSNVHVTMVQMPAVNTPQFSWLLSRLPRQAQPVPPIYQPELAARAVLYAADHPRRREYWVGSSTAATLAANAVAPGLLDRYLARTGFAGQQTDAAHDPSAAGNLWKPADAPGGHDFGAHGSFDDRSHRRDPQLWASQHHGVVAATTTAAAAAAATGWLLTHRKDN from the coding sequence ATGCCTCTATGGAACGGACGTCGTAAGAGGAGGAAGACCGACCACCGGGTCGTGGTCGTCACCGGCGCCAGCGGCGGCATCGGGCGCGCGACCGCCCGGGCGTGCGCCGCCCGCGGCGCGTCCGTCGGCCTGCTCGCCCGTGGTGAGGCCGGCCTGGCCGCCGCCGCCGGAGAGGTCGCCGAAGCGGGTGGCCAGGCATTGGCGATCCCCGTCGACGTGGCCGACGCCGACGGCGTCGCCCAGGCGGCGCGGCGGATCGAGGACGAGCTCGGGCCGATCGACGTGTGGGTCAACGTCGCCTTCAGCTCGGTGTTCGCCCCCTTCAGCCAGATCCAGCCGGCCGAGTTCCAGCGGGCCACCGAGGTGACCTATCTCGGCTACGTCTACGGAACGATGGCCGCGCTGCGGTACATGAAGCCACGCGACCGCGGCACGGTCGTGCAGGTCGGCTCCGCCCTCGCCTACCGCGGCATCCCGCTGCAGACCGCGTACTGCGGCGCGAAGCACGCCATCCAGGGCTTCCACGAGGCGCTGCGCTGCGAGCTGCTGCACGAACATTCGAACGTCCACGTCACGATGGTGCAGATGCCTGCGGTCAACACCCCCCAGTTCTCCTGGCTGTTGTCCCGGCTGCCCCGCCAGGCCCAGCCCGTGCCGCCGATCTACCAGCCCGAGCTCGCCGCCCGCGCGGTGCTGTACGCAGCCGACCACCCCCGCCGGCGCGAGTACTGGGTCGGCTCCAGCACCGCCGCGACCCTGGCCGCCAACGCCGTCGCGCCGGGCCTGCTCGACCGCTATCTGGCCCGTACCGGTTTCGCCGGCCAGCAGACCGACGCCGCGCACGACCCCAGTGCGGCGGGCAACCTGTGGAAGCCAGCCGACGCGCCCGGCGGCCACGACTTCGGCGCGCACGGCTCCTTCGACGACCGGTCCCATCGCCGCGACCCCCAGCTCTGGGCCTCCCAGCACCACGGCGTGGTGGCCGCGACCACGACCGCCGCGGCCGCGGCGGCGGCGACCGGCTGGCTTCTGACACATCGCAAGGACAATTAA